The Gemmatimonadota bacterium DH-78 region CCACGATCGGCACGGCGAGGCCGATCAGCCCGACCAGAAAGAGCGGAACGAGAAACCCGAGCGGCATCGTCGACTACCTCCGCCGGGCCTTCTTCTCCCGGATCGTCAGATACCGGAAGAGGGCCATGTCGAGGGGCTGGGAGGTGTCGAGAAGCACGTGGTCGATCTGCTCGGCGGTGCAGCGCTCCTCGAGAGTGCGGACGTGGTCGCTCACGAGCTGGTCGTAGCCGGCCTTGAGCTTCTTCGGCACGATCGGCAACTGCTCCCCCGTCTCCAGATCCTCGAGGTTGGTCGGATCGGCGAAGGAGAACTCCAGCTCCGCCGGATCCATCACGCGGAAGACGACGAGGTCGTGGCCGCGCCCGCGGAGGAGTCGCAGCGACTCCATGGCGCGATCGATCGGCTCGTAGAAGTCGGAGATCACCGCCACGATGCCCTTCCGCCCGACGCGCTCCGTGGCGGTGAGCAGGGCCGGATGGAGATCGCCGGGGCTGCCGGCCTCCGCCCGGGCCAGCGCGTGCAGCGCCCGGTCGAGGTTGCGGGCCGAGGCGGGCACGTAGTCGCGGATGCGGTCGTCGAAGGTGACGAGCCCCACCCGGTCGCGCTGCCCGCGGCTGAAGTGCAGCAGGCAGGCCGCCAGGTAGCGCGCATAGTCGAGCTTGGTGACGGCTTCGGGATCGCTCGCGTAGTTCATCGAGGCCGAGACGTCGACCAGCGCCACCACGTTGGCGTTCGTCTCGGCCTCGTACTGCTTCACGTAGTGCCGGTCGGTGCGCGCGAACAGCCGCCAGTCGAGGTGGCGCGTGTCGTCGCCCGGCACGTAGGCCCGGTGCTCCGCGAAGTCCATGCTGAGCCCCAGGTAGGGGGCCCGGTGCAGGCCGTTCAGG contains the following coding sequences:
- a CDS encoding DUF58 domain-containing protein, whose product is MTHARARAGAPGAQFLDPRVLARIDNLELLARTVVDGFLNGLHRAPYLGLSMDFAEHRAYVPGDDTRHLDWRLFARTDRHYVKQYEAETNANVVALVDVSASMNYASDPEAVTKLDYARYLAACLLHFSRGQRDRVGLVTFDDRIRDYVPASARNLDRALHALARAEAGSPGDLHPALLTATERVGRKGIVAVISDFYEPIDRAMESLRLLRGRGHDLVVFRVMDPAELEFSFADPTNLEDLETGEQLPIVPKKLKAGYDQLVSDHVRTLEERCTAEQIDHVLLDTSQPLDMALFRYLTIREKKARRR